The following coding sequences are from one Streptomyces sp. NBC_01232 window:
- a CDS encoding nSTAND1 domain-containing NTPase, translating into MGDPDHRRKTGHQHESDDAAMPFPAQLRRLRVQRGLSLADLARQTHYSKGYLSKIETGSKRVTVDVARRCDDVLRAGGELLRMVHETGPRDAGSDGAADGDGAGLRAGRGGAWADTGPQAGGECPYRGLPAFTAREARWFFGRERATAELVERVFERIGGGPLILVAPSGAGKSSLLNAGLVPALRRGGFPMPGSDSWPVLRFTPTARPLEELLDCAAKVLGGDPGVTAAEVRERPDALLEAVRRLSGRPPADGPDRRPPPPRPVLLVDQFEELFTLCSDEGERGAFVRVLCALASGRPGPAGPGPDGPGPDDGGPDGGEPDGAEPDGLDPAVVVLGVRADFSGDCLDLPELAPVFTGGLFVLPPMSPAELRESISRPAELAGLTLEPGLFPLLLRDAGLRDDPPDRIPSGVLPLVSHALMATWRQREGSTLTVAGYERTGGIQGAIARTAEEVFTRLYPAEQNTLRRVLVRLVHVADGTGATRRRMGRTALMEQLADAGPAAAALDTFVRARLITLDSDSVEITHEALLHAWPRLRGWIRADRAGLLIHQQLAHAAAEWEREGRDPSALHRGTRLDTARAWADEHDGRSRLGPLEAAFLRASQEAHDSRERQAGRQVRLRQRMLATLVVLLVLAVGAGGLAYQQRSGAIGQERVARSRALALQSAALAAGRPEASMLLAGQAYRASATSEARGALLSTQSQPFIARLGGHGGPVNAVAFGPGNGLLATASSDGTVALLRVADRRTTASFSMPGRVRSVAFSPDGGTLVATSTDGAARLWDTAGHGRRAQLPASTKGARAVAFSPDGRTLAVAGADGTIGLWEAAGEHRSLGSLTGHTGRVNALAYAADGRTLVSAGADRTVRLWDADRAVALAVLTGHTDEVLGAAFAPDGRTVATGGVDRTVRLWDVAGRRTTATLTGHSDDVNGVAYTPDGTTVVSAGGDGTTRLWDVAGGRATATLAGHTDYVLGVAVDGGGGVLATAGFDQSVVLWDLRGAVLTSRPFTEIWHAAYSPDGKRLATAEADHAVRLWDVAERRVLATFEGHGETVFSVAFAPDGRTLASAGSDGTVRLWDTAAGASTAVLTGHGGTVFAVAFAPDGRTLASAGSDGTVRLWDVVQRRPLAVLAGHTDFANDVAFSPDGRTLASAGDDLTVRLWDVAGRRPLTVLTGHRGAVRGVAFSPDGRTLASSGNDGTVRLWDAQRHRFEAALSGHTGSARGIAFSPDGRTLASSGNDRTVRLWDVAGRRTVAALSGHTNAVWGVVFAPDGRTVASSSTDGTVRLWDLDVGARLAAIGRLREGSEGRDGGPPLGLRRSR; encoded by the coding sequence TTGGGGGATCCGGACCACCGGCGGAAGACCGGTCACCAGCACGAATCCGACGACGCCGCAATGCCCTTTCCCGCCCAGTTGAGGCGTCTGCGGGTGCAACGCGGTCTGTCCCTCGCGGACCTCGCCCGGCAGACGCATTACAGCAAGGGCTATCTCAGCAAGATCGAGACCGGCTCGAAGCGCGTCACCGTCGACGTCGCGCGGCGCTGCGACGACGTACTGCGGGCGGGCGGTGAACTTCTGCGGATGGTCCACGAAACGGGTCCGCGCGACGCCGGGAGCGACGGTGCCGCCGACGGCGACGGTGCGGGGCTCCGGGCAGGCCGGGGCGGGGCCTGGGCGGACACAGGTCCGCAGGCCGGGGGCGAGTGCCCGTACCGCGGTCTGCCGGCCTTCACCGCGCGGGAGGCGCGCTGGTTCTTCGGGCGGGAGCGGGCGACGGCCGAGCTGGTCGAGCGGGTCTTCGAACGGATCGGCGGCGGGCCGCTGATCCTGGTCGCCCCCTCGGGGGCCGGCAAGTCCTCCTTGCTGAACGCCGGTCTGGTGCCGGCGCTGCGGCGCGGCGGCTTCCCGATGCCGGGCTCCGACAGCTGGCCGGTGCTGCGGTTCACGCCCACGGCGCGACCGCTGGAGGAGCTGCTGGACTGCGCCGCGAAGGTCCTGGGCGGCGATCCGGGTGTCACCGCGGCCGAGGTCCGGGAACGCCCGGACGCGCTGCTCGAGGCCGTCCGGCGGCTCTCGGGCCGTCCCCCGGCGGACGGCCCGGACCGGAGGCCTCCGCCTCCGCGTCCGGTGCTGCTGGTCGACCAGTTCGAGGAGCTGTTCACGCTCTGCTCCGACGAGGGCGAGCGGGGCGCATTCGTACGCGTTCTCTGCGCGCTGGCGTCCGGCCGTCCGGGGCCGGCGGGCCCCGGTCCCGACGGTCCCGGGCCGGACGACGGCGGACCCGACGGTGGCGAGCCGGACGGCGCAGAGCCGGACGGTCTCGATCCCGCCGTCGTCGTGCTCGGCGTACGGGCCGACTTCTCCGGGGACTGCCTGGACCTGCCGGAGCTCGCGCCTGTGTTCACGGGTGGCCTGTTCGTGCTCCCCCCGATGTCCCCGGCGGAGCTGCGGGAATCGATCAGCCGTCCGGCCGAGCTCGCCGGTCTCACCCTCGAACCGGGCCTGTTCCCGCTGCTGCTGCGCGATGCCGGCCTGCGCGACGATCCGCCCGACCGGATTCCCTCCGGGGTGCTGCCCCTGGTCTCGCACGCCCTGATGGCCACCTGGCGGCAGCGCGAGGGCTCCACCCTGACGGTCGCCGGGTACGAGCGCACCGGCGGGATCCAGGGTGCCATCGCCCGTACCGCCGAAGAGGTGTTCACCCGCCTGTACCCGGCCGAGCAGAACACGCTCCGCCGCGTCCTGGTGCGACTGGTGCACGTCGCCGACGGTACGGGGGCCACGCGCCGCAGGATGGGCCGGACCGCCCTGATGGAGCAGCTGGCGGACGCGGGCCCCGCCGCGGCCGCCCTCGACACCTTCGTCCGGGCCCGTCTGATCACCCTGGACAGCGACTCCGTCGAGATCACCCACGAGGCACTGCTGCACGCCTGGCCACGGCTGCGCGGCTGGATCCGCGCCGACCGGGCCGGGCTCCTGATCCACCAGCAACTGGCCCACGCCGCCGCCGAATGGGAGCGCGAGGGCCGCGACCCGTCGGCGCTCCACCGCGGCACCCGGCTGGACACCGCCCGGGCATGGGCCGACGAGCACGACGGCCGGAGCCGGCTCGGCCCGCTGGAAGCGGCCTTCCTGCGGGCGAGCCAGGAGGCGCACGACAGCCGTGAGCGGCAGGCCGGGCGTCAGGTGCGGTTACGGCAGCGGATGCTGGCCACGCTCGTCGTCCTGCTGGTCCTCGCCGTGGGCGCCGGGGGCCTCGCCTACCAGCAGCGCTCGGGTGCCATCGGCCAGGAGCGCGTCGCGCGTTCGCGGGCACTCGCCCTGCAGTCCGCGGCGCTGGCGGCGGGCCGGCCCGAGGCGTCGATGCTGCTCGCCGGACAGGCGTACCGGGCCTCGGCGACGAGCGAGGCACGCGGGGCGCTGCTGAGCACCCAGTCCCAGCCGTTCATCGCCCGCCTGGGCGGGCACGGCGGGCCGGTCAACGCGGTGGCCTTCGGGCCGGGCAACGGCCTCCTGGCGACGGCCAGTTCCGACGGCACGGTGGCCCTGCTGCGAGTGGCCGACCGCCGGACGACCGCGAGCTTCAGCATGCCGGGGCGGGTGCGTTCGGTCGCCTTCAGTCCCGACGGCGGGACCCTCGTGGCCACGTCGACGGACGGGGCGGCGCGGCTGTGGGACACCGCCGGCCACGGCCGGCGGGCGCAGCTCCCGGCGAGTACGAAGGGGGCCCGGGCCGTGGCCTTCTCGCCCGACGGGCGGACGCTGGCCGTCGCCGGCGCCGACGGGACGATCGGGCTGTGGGAGGCGGCCGGGGAGCACCGTTCCCTCGGGTCCCTCACCGGCCACACCGGGCGGGTCAACGCCCTGGCGTACGCCGCCGACGGCCGGACGTTGGTGTCGGCCGGGGCCGACCGGACCGTACGGCTGTGGGACGCGGACCGTGCCGTTGCGCTGGCCGTCCTCACCGGGCACACCGACGAGGTGCTGGGCGCGGCCTTCGCCCCGGACGGCCGTACGGTCGCCACGGGCGGAGTGGACCGCACGGTGCGGCTGTGGGACGTGGCGGGCCGCCGGACGACCGCCACGCTGACCGGGCACAGCGACGACGTCAACGGCGTCGCCTACACCCCGGACGGGACGACGGTCGTCAGCGCGGGCGGCGACGGTACGACCCGGCTGTGGGACGTGGCCGGGGGCCGGGCGACGGCGACGCTCGCCGGGCACACCGACTACGTCCTCGGGGTCGCCGTGGACGGCGGTGGCGGGGTGCTGGCCACCGCCGGTTTCGACCAGTCGGTGGTGCTGTGGGACCTGCGGGGCGCGGTGCTGACCTCGCGGCCGTTCACGGAGATCTGGCACGCCGCGTACAGCCCGGACGGGAAGCGGCTGGCGACCGCGGAGGCCGATCACGCGGTCCGGCTGTGGGACGTGGCGGAGCGCCGGGTCCTGGCCACGTTCGAGGGGCACGGCGAGACGGTGTTCTCGGTGGCCTTCGCACCTGACGGGCGGACCCTGGCCTCGGCCGGGTCGGACGGCACGGTCCGGCTCTGGGACACCGCGGCCGGCGCGAGTACGGCCGTGCTCACCGGCCATGGCGGCACCGTGTTCGCGGTGGCCTTCGCCCCGGACGGGCGGACCCTGGCCTCGGCCGGGTCGGACGGCACCGTACGGCTGTGGGACGTCGTGCAGCGCCGCCCCCTCGCCGTCCTCGCCGGCCACACGGACTTCGCCAACGACGTGGCGTTCAGCCCCGACGGGCGGACCCTGGCGAGCGCGGGGGACGATCTGACGGTCCGGCTGTGGGACGTGGCGGGGCGCCGTCCGCTGACCGTCCTGACCGGCCACCGGGGTGCGGTGCGCGGGGTGGCCTTCAGTCCGGACGGGCGAACGCTGGCGAGCAGCGGCAACGACGGGACCGTACGGCTGTGGGACGCTCAGCGCCACCGCTTCGAGGCGGCGCTGTCCGGTCACACCGGTTCCGCACGGGGCATCGCCTTCTCCCCCGACGGCCGGACCCTCGCGAGCAGCGGCAACGACCGCACGGTCCGGCTGTGGGACGTGGCCGGGCGCCGAACGGTGGCCGCGCTGTCCGGTCACACGAACGCGGTGTGGGGCGTCGTCTTCGCCCCGGACGGGCGGACGGTGGCCAGCAGCAGTACGGACGGCACCGTTCGCCTGTGGGACCTGGACGTCGGGGCGCGGCTGGCGGCGATCGGCCGGCTCCGGGAAGGATCCGAGGGGCGGGACGGGGGTCCGCCCCTCGGGCTCAGGCGTTCGCGATGA
- a CDS encoding helix-turn-helix domain-containing protein gives MSRPEPTPEAIEVGRVIRGCRKQRGVSMAVLATRSGLSQPFLSQLERGLATPSLSSIYRIAEALDVTPGTFLRPPGRPGAVSHESDPQVIRVEEAAGQVAHVLIPGGRSTLMEAYEHHFEPGRGERGWFQHPGEDFLYVLEGEIVLEVEGEDPLTLRAGQSAHHRGEVPHRCRLSGPDAARTLLVIANA, from the coding sequence GTGTCTCGCCCCGAACCCACGCCCGAAGCGATCGAGGTCGGAAGGGTGATCCGCGGCTGCCGCAAACAGCGCGGCGTCTCCATGGCCGTCCTCGCCACCCGATCGGGCCTCTCCCAGCCCTTCCTCAGCCAGCTGGAACGCGGACTCGCCACGCCAAGCCTCAGCTCGATCTACCGGATCGCCGAGGCCCTGGACGTCACCCCCGGCACCTTCCTGCGGCCGCCCGGCCGGCCCGGCGCCGTCAGCCACGAGAGCGATCCCCAGGTGATCCGGGTGGAGGAGGCCGCGGGCCAGGTCGCGCACGTGCTCATCCCCGGCGGCCGCAGCACCCTGATGGAGGCGTACGAGCACCACTTCGAGCCCGGCCGCGGCGAGCGCGGCTGGTTCCAACACCCCGGCGAGGACTTCCTCTACGTCCTGGAGGGCGAGATCGTCCTGGAGGTCGAGGGCGAGGACCCGCTCACCCTGCGCGCCGGACAGAGCGCCCACCACCGGGGCGAAGTCCCGCACCGCTGCCGCCTGTCGGGCCCGGACGCGGCACGCACCCTGCTGGTCATCGCGAACGCCTGA
- a CDS encoding ABC transporter permease, whose product MHATPSPPGRGLAGLGPALGAAGVVLALWYLLARFGTVAPGLLPTPGETAAALVDSARSGALAADLGASLTRAGQGFALGAVIGSALGFTTGYLPKVSAAVTPVVSFLRPIPAIALVPLATAWFGIGESAKRLLIAYAVLLAVWLYVHDGVSRVPVSHLRAARSLGAPLHRRFTEVLLPAAAPAVLAALRYGASVALLALVAAELGGADSGLAYRLQVDGQFLRVDRMFAGLLVLGLLGVAVDLLLASVGRRFVHWSAS is encoded by the coding sequence GTGCACGCCACCCCCTCACCCCCCGGCCGGGGCCTCGCCGGGCTCGGCCCGGCCCTGGGCGCGGCCGGCGTCGTGCTCGCGCTCTGGTACCTCCTGGCCCGCTTCGGCACGGTGGCCCCGGGGCTGCTGCCCACACCGGGAGAGACCGCGGCCGCCCTCGTGGACAGCGCCCGGAGCGGCGCCCTGGCCGCCGACCTCGGCGCCAGCCTGACCCGGGCCGGACAGGGCTTCGCGCTGGGCGCCGTCATCGGCAGTGCCCTCGGCTTCACCACCGGTTACCTGCCGAAGGTCTCCGCCGCCGTCACCCCCGTGGTCTCCTTCCTCCGGCCGATCCCGGCCATCGCGCTGGTGCCCCTCGCGACCGCCTGGTTCGGCATCGGCGAGAGCGCCAAGCGCCTGCTCATCGCGTACGCCGTCCTGCTCGCCGTCTGGCTGTACGTGCACGACGGGGTGTCCCGGGTGCCGGTCTCCCACCTGCGGGCGGCCCGGTCGCTGGGGGCTCCGCTGCACCGGCGGTTCACCGAGGTGCTGCTGCCGGCCGCCGCCCCCGCCGTGCTCGCGGCGCTGCGCTACGGGGCCTCGGTGGCCCTGCTCGCGCTGGTGGCGGCCGAACTGGGCGGCGCGGACAGCGGGCTGGCGTACCGCCTCCAGGTGGACGGCCAGTTCCTGCGGGTGGACCGGATGTTCGCGGGGCTGCTCGTCCTCGGGCTGCTCGGGGTGGCCGTCGACCTCCTGCTGGCCTCCGTGGGCCGCCGGTTCGTGCACTGGAGCGCCTCATGA
- a CDS encoding NtaA/DmoA family FMN-dependent monooxygenase (This protein belongs to a clade of FMN-dependent monooxygenases, within a broader family of flavin-dependent oxidoreductases, the luciferase-like monooxygenase (LMM) family, some of whose members use coenzyme F420 rather than FMN.), producing MSSKPLKQIHLAAHFPGVNNTTVWSDPDAGSHIDFDSFIHFAQTAERAKFDFLFLAEGLRLREQGGRIHDLDVVGRPDTFTVLTALAAVTERLGLTGTINSTFNEPYEVARQFATLDHLSEGRAAWNVVTSWDAFTGENFRRGGFLPREDRYSRAQEFLATAHELFDSWDGTAIAADAGSGTFLRDARAGTFAHRGRHFDIEGRFNVPRSPQGRPVIFQAGDSEEGREFAAAGADAIFGRYGTLEAGREFYADVKGRLAAHGRTHDRLKILPAATFVLGDTDAEARETAHEVRRLQVSGQTAIKYLEHVWNRDLSAYDPDGPLPAIDPEPGENTIALGRASVRQFRDPLATARRWRELAGAKNLSIRELVIATTAEQTFVGSAATIAGAINDLVQADAADGFILVPHITPGGLDGFADSVVPLLQERGVFRAEYEGSTLRDHLGLAAPAPAPAPAPR from the coding sequence ATGAGCAGCAAGCCGCTCAAGCAGATCCATCTCGCGGCCCACTTCCCGGGCGTCAACAACACCACCGTCTGGAGCGACCCGGACGCCGGAAGCCACATCGACTTCGACTCGTTCATCCACTTCGCGCAGACCGCCGAACGGGCCAAGTTCGACTTCCTCTTCCTCGCGGAGGGACTACGGCTGCGCGAACAGGGCGGCCGGATCCACGACTTGGACGTGGTCGGCCGGCCCGACACCTTCACGGTGCTCACGGCCCTGGCGGCGGTGACCGAGCGCCTCGGCCTCACCGGCACCATCAACTCCACCTTCAACGAGCCCTACGAGGTGGCCCGCCAGTTCGCGACGCTCGACCACCTCTCGGAGGGCCGGGCCGCCTGGAACGTCGTCACCTCCTGGGACGCCTTCACCGGCGAGAACTTCCGGCGCGGCGGATTCCTGCCGCGCGAGGACCGCTACTCCCGCGCCCAGGAGTTCCTGGCCACCGCCCACGAGCTGTTCGACTCCTGGGACGGCACCGCGATCGCCGCCGACGCCGGGTCGGGGACCTTCCTGCGGGACGCGCGGGCCGGGACCTTCGCCCACCGGGGCCGGCACTTCGACATCGAAGGCCGGTTCAACGTGCCGCGCAGCCCGCAGGGCCGACCGGTGATCTTCCAGGCGGGCGACTCCGAGGAGGGCCGGGAGTTCGCCGCGGCCGGCGCGGACGCGATCTTCGGCCGGTACGGGACCCTGGAGGCGGGCCGGGAGTTCTACGCGGACGTCAAGGGCCGGCTCGCCGCGCACGGCCGTACGCACGACCGGCTGAAGATCCTGCCCGCGGCCACCTTCGTCCTCGGGGACACCGATGCCGAGGCACGGGAGACCGCCCACGAGGTGCGCCGGCTCCAGGTCAGCGGGCAGACCGCGATCAAGTACCTGGAGCACGTCTGGAACCGGGACCTGTCCGCCTACGACCCGGACGGCCCGCTGCCCGCGATCGATCCCGAGCCCGGGGAGAACACCATCGCCCTGGGGCGGGCGAGCGTACGGCAGTTCCGCGACCCGCTCGCCACCGCCCGGCGGTGGCGGGAGCTGGCCGGGGCCAAGAACCTGTCGATCCGCGAGCTGGTCATCGCCACGACCGCCGAGCAGACCTTCGTCGGCTCGGCCGCCACGATCGCCGGGGCCATCAACGACCTGGTGCAGGCGGACGCCGCCGACGGGTTCATCCTCGTCCCCCACATCACCCCGGGCGGCCTCGACGGCTTCGCGGACTCCGTCGTCCCGCTGCTCCAGGAACGGGGTGTCTTCCGCGCCGAGTACGAGGGCTCCACCCTGCGCGACCACCTCGGGCTCGCTGCTCCGGCTCCGGCCCCGGCCCCGGCCCCACGCTGA
- a CDS encoding LLM class flavin-dependent oxidoreductase, with protein MSDSSTPPAPLHLAVSLDGAGRHPAAWREPGARPAELFTARYWAGLATEAETGLLDFITFEDGLALQSSLPEAFDERPDRVRGRLDAVLTAARVAPLTRHIGLVPAVTATHTEPFHISKAVATLDHVSRGRAGLRVQVSGLPHEARHFGRRTVPLADTELYAEAADHVEVIRRLWDSWEDDAEIRDVATGRFVDRDKLHHIDFEGRHFSVRGPSITPRPPQGQPVVSASGAGEASYALVARSTDVGYVAAHDGDRTRAAVAAIRRAREATGLTADPLHLFGELTVFLDEDAPAAGARLERLDALAGLPHGADAGVFTGSPGQLADLLLERREAGLSGFLLHPGVIAHDLPAITRSLVPELQRRGVFRREYEADTLRGLLGLHRPGSRYARRAA; from the coding sequence GTGTCCGATTCCTCAACGCCCCCGGCACCCCTGCACCTCGCCGTCTCCCTCGACGGCGCGGGCCGGCACCCGGCCGCCTGGCGCGAGCCGGGTGCCCGGCCCGCCGAGCTGTTCACCGCCCGCTACTGGGCCGGTCTCGCCACCGAGGCCGAGACCGGACTGCTCGACTTCATCACCTTCGAGGACGGCCTCGCCCTCCAGTCCTCGCTGCCCGAGGCATTCGACGAGCGCCCGGACCGGGTGCGCGGGCGTCTGGACGCGGTGCTCACCGCGGCCCGTGTCGCACCCCTGACCCGGCACATCGGGCTGGTCCCGGCCGTGACGGCCACCCACACCGAGCCCTTCCACATCTCCAAGGCCGTCGCCACGCTCGACCACGTGAGCCGCGGCCGCGCCGGCCTGCGGGTCCAGGTGTCCGGACTCCCCCACGAAGCACGCCACTTCGGACGGCGGACCGTGCCGCTCGCCGACACGGAGCTGTACGCGGAGGCCGCCGACCACGTCGAGGTGATCCGGCGGCTATGGGACAGCTGGGAGGACGACGCGGAGATCCGGGACGTGGCAACGGGCCGGTTCGTCGACCGCGACAAGCTGCACCACATCGACTTCGAGGGCCGTCACTTCAGCGTCAGGGGGCCGTCGATCACCCCGCGCCCGCCGCAGGGGCAGCCCGTCGTCAGCGCGTCCGGCGCCGGCGAAGCCTCGTACGCGCTCGTCGCCCGGTCCACCGACGTCGGGTACGTGGCCGCGCACGACGGCGACCGTACGCGCGCCGCGGTCGCGGCGATCCGGCGCGCCCGGGAGGCGACCGGGCTCACGGCGGACCCGCTCCACCTCTTCGGGGAGCTCACGGTGTTCCTGGACGAAGACGCCCCGGCGGCCGGCGCTCGCCTGGAACGCCTCGACGCGCTCGCGGGGCTCCCCCACGGCGCCGACGCCGGGGTCTTCACCGGAAGCCCCGGACAGCTGGCCGACCTCCTCCTGGAGCGGCGGGAGGCCGGCCTGTCGGGCTTCCTGCTGCACCCTGGCGTGATCGCCCACGACCTGCCCGCCATCACCCGGTCGCTGGTGCCGGAGCTCCAGCGGCGCGGCGTCTTCCGCCGGGAGTACGAGGCGGACACCCTGCGCGGCCTGCTCGGGCTGCACCGCCCGGGCAGCCGTTACGCGCGCCGGGCCGCCTGA
- a CDS encoding ABC transporter ATP-binding protein, translating to MSLDVRLEGLSAGYGTAAPVLERTDLEFPAGSFTALLGPSGCGKSTVLNMVAGFVRPASGTVTAGGLPVHGPGPERGVVFQHYALFPWRTARGNVEFALKRLGLPRAERRRRALAALAEVGLADGAEKYPAQLSGGMQQRVALARALAAEPEVLLMDEPFGALDALTRTRMQSLLRELWQRRGTTVLFVTHDIDEALALAERVIVLGGSPGRVLADHAVPAGPPDPGLRSLIARHLGSG from the coding sequence ATGAGCCTGGACGTAAGGCTGGAGGGGCTGTCGGCCGGCTACGGCACCGCCGCCCCGGTGCTGGAGCGCACCGACCTGGAGTTCCCGGCGGGCTCGTTCACGGCGCTGCTCGGGCCCAGCGGTTGCGGCAAGTCCACGGTCCTCAACATGGTGGCGGGCTTCGTACGGCCCGCCTCCGGCACGGTGACGGCCGGGGGCCTGCCGGTGCACGGGCCGGGCCCGGAGCGGGGCGTGGTCTTCCAGCACTACGCGCTGTTCCCGTGGCGCACGGCCCGCGGCAACGTCGAGTTCGCCCTCAAGCGCCTCGGCCTGCCGCGCGCCGAGCGCCGCCGGCGGGCCCTCGCGGCACTGGCCGAGGTGGGTCTCGCGGACGGCGCGGAGAAGTACCCGGCACAGCTGTCGGGCGGCATGCAGCAGCGCGTGGCGCTGGCCCGGGCGCTGGCCGCCGAACCCGAAGTGCTTCTGATGGACGAGCCGTTCGGCGCGCTGGACGCGCTGACGCGGACCCGGATGCAGAGCCTGCTGCGGGAGCTGTGGCAACGCCGCGGCACCACCGTCCTGTTCGTCACGCACGACATCGACGAGGCACTGGCGCTGGCCGAGCGCGTGATCGTGCTCGGCGGAAGTCCCGGGCGGGTGCTCGCCGACCACGCCGTGCCGGCCGGGCCGCCCGACCCCGGCCTGCGCTCGCTGATCGCACGCCATCTCGGATCCGGATGA
- a CDS encoding aryl-sulfate sulfotransferase — protein sequence MTVDQNTLRRRGVGLIAHDPERSYGGLTLYTPITSAGEIHLVDIEGRPVHTWTSPHPPGRQAQLLPNGNLFYAAKDTGGPTLFPIWDVYHGGIFQELAPDSTVLREVRHPFHHHDASLLRNGNLIIGAVEPLDPADAARIRGGIPGSEAPGGVIYGDVVYELTWDGEIVWRWAAIEHLDPAQVPLNRHFARNHWPMANTVNESADGSIVVGFRSASTTVSVDRADGSVRWRIGPDVLAQQHHPHELPGGTVLVFDNGTYRDTTSVPYSRVLELDPRTGKEVWSYEDNPPQNFFSPYMSSAQRLPNGNTFVAEGSFGRLFEVTPAGEVVWEFVVPQFRSFGDGVGLESSAGAQNSVFRAYRYTAERFPWL from the coding sequence ATGACCGTCGACCAGAACACCCTGCGCCGCCGCGGCGTCGGCCTGATCGCCCACGACCCCGAGCGCAGCTACGGCGGCCTCACCCTCTACACGCCGATCACCAGCGCCGGCGAGATCCACCTCGTCGACATCGAGGGCCGCCCGGTGCACACCTGGACCTCCCCGCACCCGCCCGGCCGCCAGGCCCAGCTCCTGCCGAACGGGAACCTCTTCTACGCCGCCAAGGACACCGGTGGCCCGACCCTCTTCCCCATCTGGGACGTCTACCACGGCGGCATCTTCCAGGAGCTGGCCCCGGACTCCACGGTGCTCCGCGAAGTGCGGCACCCCTTCCACCACCACGACGCCTCGCTCCTGCGCAACGGGAACCTGATCATCGGGGCCGTCGAGCCGCTGGACCCGGCCGACGCGGCCCGGATCCGGGGCGGCATCCCCGGATCCGAGGCGCCCGGCGGGGTGATCTACGGGGACGTGGTGTACGAGCTGACCTGGGACGGGGAGATCGTGTGGCGCTGGGCCGCCATCGAGCACCTGGACCCGGCACAGGTGCCGCTGAACAGGCACTTCGCCCGCAACCACTGGCCCATGGCCAACACCGTCAACGAGAGCGCCGACGGCTCGATCGTGGTGGGCTTCCGCAGCGCCTCCACCACGGTGTCGGTCGACCGCGCCGACGGGTCGGTCCGGTGGCGGATCGGCCCGGACGTCCTGGCCCAGCAGCACCACCCGCACGAGCTGCCCGGCGGCACCGTCCTGGTCTTCGACAACGGCACCTACCGCGACACCACTTCGGTGCCGTACTCGCGGGTGCTGGAGCTCGATCCGCGCACCGGCAAGGAGGTGTGGTCGTACGAGGACAACCCGCCGCAGAACTTCTTCAGCCCGTACATGTCCAGCGCGCAGCGCCTGCCCAACGGGAACACCTTCGTGGCGGAGGGCTCCTTCGGGCGGCTCTTCGAGGTGACCCCCGCGGGGGAGGTCGTGTGGGAGTTCGTGGTCCCGCAGTTCCGGTCGTTCGGCGACGGCGTGGGGCTGGAGTCCTCGGCCGGCGCCCAGAACTCGGTCTTCCGCGCCTACCGGTACACCGCCGAGCGGTTTCCCTGGCTGTGA
- a CDS encoding ABC transporter substrate-binding protein: MLRPRAVAAVLLAALLSPFAAACAGSPSSARDGGRPAVTIAASDHLGGAPVHVAEEGALWSAEGIGATVTTHPTGRDALNAVLGGQAELGVVGDLPAVTAALGGRELRIVADLSRFSDWRLLTRTDRRITGFAALKGRKVGVPQGTNVEYALSRMLASAQLAAADVTVVNLAPNQVTPALARGDIDAGVTFPSFYDAAHTALGGAYAELPFTGYTARTLLVAGPAATEEGTTAVLRTLLRAQRELAADPAAARKAVLAQSNGALQAGYVDTYQPRYSYGATLSPELLTQLEEEAGWAKAAQDLPGAADRAALLRHLNPGPLTAVDPAAVTVR, from the coding sequence ATGCTCAGACCCCGCGCGGTGGCCGCCGTACTGCTGGCCGCCCTGCTGTCCCCGTTCGCCGCGGCCTGCGCCGGCTCCCCGTCGAGCGCGCGCGACGGCGGGCGCCCGGCCGTCACCATCGCCGCGAGCGACCACCTCGGCGGCGCCCCGGTCCATGTCGCCGAGGAGGGCGCCCTCTGGTCGGCCGAGGGCATCGGGGCCACCGTCACCACCCACCCCACCGGCCGGGACGCGCTGAACGCCGTGCTCGGCGGCCAGGCCGAGCTCGGGGTCGTCGGTGACCTGCCCGCCGTGACGGCCGCGCTGGGCGGGCGCGAGCTGCGGATCGTCGCCGACCTGTCCCGGTTCTCCGACTGGCGCCTGCTCACCCGCACCGACCGGCGGATCACCGGCTTCGCGGCGCTGAAGGGCCGCAAGGTAGGAGTCCCGCAGGGCACGAACGTCGAGTACGCGCTGTCGCGGATGCTCGCCTCGGCGCAGCTCGCCGCGGCGGACGTGACCGTCGTCAACCTCGCCCCGAACCAGGTCACTCCGGCCCTGGCCCGCGGGGACATCGACGCCGGGGTCACCTTCCCCAGCTTCTACGACGCCGCACACACCGCGCTGGGCGGCGCCTACGCCGAACTGCCCTTCACCGGATACACGGCCAGGACCCTCCTGGTCGCCGGACCCGCCGCGACCGAAGAGGGCACCACCGCCGTCCTGCGCACCCTGCTGCGCGCGCAGCGCGAGCTCGCCGCCGACCCGGCCGCGGCGCGCAAGGCCGTACTCGCCCAGTCCAACGGTGCGCTGCAGGCCGGCTACGTCGACACCTACCAGCCGCGCTACAGCTACGGCGCCACCCTCTCCCCCGAGCTGCTGACGCAGCTGGAGGAGGAGGCCGGCTGGGCCAAGGCCGCCCAGGACCTGCCCGGCGCCGCCGACCGCGCCGCACTGCTGCGCCACCTGAACCCCGGCCCCCTGACGGCTGTCGACCCGGCCGCCGTCACCGTCCGCTGA